In Phoenix dactylifera cultivar Barhee BC4 chromosome 11, palm_55x_up_171113_PBpolish2nd_filt_p, whole genome shotgun sequence, the following are encoded in one genomic region:
- the LOC103721503 gene encoding NDR1/HIN1-like protein 10 yields the protein MGDRPYLSANPNASSARTLTGVGATVGGGAGGPLPFPANKARRYGDTHPAYCKHLPPPAGPRRRRHGRGCCCACCLWLTLLLISLVFLAAIAAGVFYVIDNPQRLSFSVHSVRLSALNLTSSDLLTSQLDIAVSARNPNRNLVFLYDHISIYVYSDGVEIGKGSFPAFVQGTENTTVLNATVSSSGRSLDPGEAADLRKRNKFPLEIELETKAGVKIGGFKSKRIGLTVSCDGIEVGVAKGKAAATATSQANARCHAKLRIKFWKWTF from the coding sequence ATGGGCGACAGACCCTACCTCTCCGCAAACCCGAACGCTAGTAGTGCTCGGACCCTCACCGGCGTCGGCGCCACCGTTGGCGGTGGCGCAGGTGGCCCCCTACCCTTCCCGGCCAACAAGGCTCGGCGGTACGGCGACACGCACCCCGCCTACTGTAAACACCTCCCCCCTCCCGCGGGCCCCCGCCGGCGCCGGCACGGCCGCGGGTGCTGCTGCGCTTGCTGCCTCTGGCTGACCCTCCTCCTGATCTCCCTCGTCTTCCTcgccgccatcgccgccggcGTATTCTACGTCATCGACAACCCCCAGCGCCTCAGCTTCTCCGTCCACTCCGTCCGCCTCTCCGCCCTCAATCTCACGTCCTCCGACCTCCTCACCTCGCAACTCGACATCGCCGTCTCCGCCCGGAACCCCAACCGGAATCTCGTCTTCCTCTACGACCACATCTCCATCTACGTCTACTCCGATGGGGTCGAGATCGGGAAAGGCTCGTTCCCGGCGTTCGTCCAGGGCACCGAGAACACCACCGTGCTCAATGCCACGGTCTCGAGCTCGGGACGGAGCCTCGATCCGGGCGAGGCGGCGGATCTGAGGAAGAGGAACAAATTCCCGCTGGAGATCGAGCTGGAGACGAAGGCCGGGGTCAAGATCGGGGGGTTCAAGTCGAAGCGAATCGGGCTTACGGTGTCGTGTGACGGTATCGAGGTCGGCGTCGCCAAGGGGAAGGCGGCAGCCACCGCCACTTCGCAGGCGAACGCCCGGTGTCATGCGAAGCTTCGGATCAAGTTCTGGAAGTGGACGTTCTAG
- the LOC103720150 gene encoding protein ROOT HAIR DEFECTIVE 3 isoform X1 — protein sequence MAVLDRTLSVSPFFSSAAGHAGPGLGVHRERVSVEDLRLYQPPRPISPFPSVEMGEDCCSTQLIDGDGVFNVAGIESFMKTAKLAECGLSYAMVSIMGPQSSGKSTLLNHLFYTRFREMDALEGRSQTTKGIWLARCVGIEPSTLVMDLEGTDGRERGEDDTAFEKQSALFALAISDIVLINMWCHDIGREQAANKPLLKTVFQVMMRLFSPRKTTLLFVIRDKTKTPLENLEPVLREDIQKIWDSVPKPQAHKETPLSEFFNVEVVALSSYEEKEELFKEQVSSLRQRFFHSVAPGGLAGDRRGVVPASGFSFSAQQIWKVIKENKDLDLPAHKVMVATVRCEEIADEKLVYMRADDEWLQLEEAVQLDIVPGFGKKLTAILDKCLSGYDMEVIYFDEVVRTTKRQQLESKLLEMVHPAYQSMLGHLRSKTLDDFKEAFDKALERGEGFAVAARACIQSFMLKFEKGCEDAAIEQAKWDPSKVRDKLRRDIDAHVASVRAERLSELSAQYEGQLNKALAEPVEALLDAASDDSWPAIRKLLQRETKSAISGFSSALSAFDIDQATTDKMLAKLEEYARNVVESKAKEEAGRVLIRMKDRFTTLFSRDSDSMPRVWTGKEDIRAITKTARSASLKLLSVTAAVRLDDETDNIENTLSLALVDTAKSGNVNRSIQSSDPLASSTWEEVPPTKTLITPVQCKSLWRQFKAETEYTVTQAIAAQEANKRNNNWLPPPWAIVAILVLGFNEFMTLLRNPFYLAVIFVAFLVGKAVWVQLDISGEFRNGALPGLLSLSTKFIPTLMNILKRLADEGQRPAAPETRRNTEVDSKSFRNGVYSNSTSDASSNISSSESGPEYSSPLAQ from the exons ATGGCGGTGCTGGATCGGACTCTCTCGGTCtcgcctttcttttcttccgctGCCGGACACGCAGGCCCGGGTCTTGGTGTTCATCGCGAGAGGGTCTCCGTCGAGGATCTCCGCCTCTACCAACCACCGCGCCCGATCTCTCCTTTTCCTTCCGTCG AAATGGGTGAAGATTGTTGTTCTACCCAACTTATTGATGGAGATGGTGTATTCAATGTTGCTGGTATTGAAAGCTTTATGAAGACAGCGAAGCTGGCTGAATGTGGCTTGTCTTATGCAATGGTCTCGATAATGGGCCCTCAAAGTAGTG GTAAGAGCACTCTTTTGAATCACCTGTTCTATACTAGATTTAGGGAAATGGATGCTTTGGAGGGAAG GTCACAAACGACTAAAGGAATTTGGTTGGCAAGGTGTGTCGGCATTGAGCCATCTACACTTGTAATGGATTTGGAGGGCACTGATGGAAGAGAGCGAGGAGAG GATGATACTGCATTTGAGAAGCAGAGTGCCCTTTTTGCTTTGGCTATTTCAGACATAGTGCTCATAAATAT GTGGTGTCATGATATTGGCCGAGAACAGGCTGCCAATAAGCCTCTTTTAAAGACAGTATTCCAG GTCATGATGCGATTGTTTAGTCCTCGTAAAACAACATTATTATTTGTTATACGTGATAAAACCAAG ACTCCTCTGGAAAATTTGGAACCTGTTCTGAGGGAAGACATTCAAAAG ATATGGGATTCTGTTCCAAAACCACAAGCTCACAAAGAAACTCCACTTAGTGAATTTTTTAAT GTTGAAGTTGTGGCTCTTTCAAGTtatgaagagaaagaagagctaTTCAAAGAACAG GTTTCAAGTTTAAGGCAAAGATTCTTTCATTCTGTTGCTCCTGGCGGACTTGCTGGGGATCGCCGTGGGGTTGTTCCTGCTTCAGGATTTTCATTTAGTGCACAACAGATCTGGAAAGTTATAAAGGAGAATAAGGACCTTGATTTGCCTGCACACAAG GTTATGGTAGCCACTGTACGCTGTGAAGAAATTGCTGATGAAAAGCTCGTTTATATGAGAGCTGATGAT GAGTGGCTTCAACTTGAAGAGGCTGTTCAACTTGATATAGTACCAGGGTTTGGGAAGAAGCTTACTGCGATCTTGGACAAGTGCTTGTCTGG GTATGATATGGAAGTTATTTATTTTGATGAAGTTGTCAGAACTACAAAGAGACAGCAACTTGAATCAAAACTTTTGGAG ATGGTCCATCCTGCTTACCAATCTATGCTGGGGCATCTACGGTCTAAAACTCTAGATGATTTTAAGGAGGCTTTTGACAAGGCTCTGGAAAGAGGAGAAGGATTTGCTGTTGCTGCTCGTGCTTGTATTCAATCCTTCATGTTAAAATTTGAGAAAGGCTGTGAAG ATGCAGCTATTGAACAAGCAAAATGGGACCCTTCCAAGGTTCGGGATAAGCTTCGGCGTGATATTGATGCACATGTTGCTTCAGTTCGTGCTGAAAGACTATCTGAACTCAGTGCTCAATATGAG GGGCAGCTGAATAAAGCTCTTGCAGAACCTGTGGAAGCTCTCCTTGATGCAGCTAGTGATGATTCCTGGCCAGCAATAAGAAAACTTCTCCAGCGTGAAACTAAGTCAGCTATCTCTGGTTTTTCTTCTGCCCTCTCAGCATTTGATATTGACCAGGCAACTACAGATAAAATGCTAGCAAAACTGGAGGAATATGCTAGAAATGTTGTTGAATCTAAAGCTAAGGAAGAAGCTGGAAGGGTCTTGATTCGTATGAAGGACAG GTTTACAACATTATTCAGTCGTGACTCTGACTCAATGCCAAGAGTTTGGACAGGGAAGGAAGACATCAGAGCAATTACAAAAACTGCTCGTTCTGCA TCCTTGAAGTTGCTCTCTGTAACGGCCGCAGTTCGTTTGGATGATGAGACTGATAACATTGAGAATACTCTCTCACTTGCTCTGGTGGATACTGCTAAGAGTGGCAATGTAAATAGAAGCATCCAATCATCTGATCCACTGGCTTCAAGTACATGGGAAGAG GTTCCACCAACAAAAACTTTGATTACACCAGTCCAATGCAAGTCTTTGTGGAGACAATTTAAAGCAGAAACTGAGTATACTGTAACTCAGGCCATTGCTGCTCAG GAGGCCAATAAGCGCAACAACAACTGGTTACCTCCTCCATGGGCGATAGTTGCCATTCTTGTCTTGGGATTCAATGAATTTATGACACTTCTAAG AAATCCTTTTTATCTTGCTGTGATATTCGTTGCCTTTCTAGTGGGCAAGGCCGTCTGGGTCCAGCTAGATATCTCAGGCGAATTCCGAAATGGCGCT CTCCCTGGTCTCCTATCCTTGTCCACAAAGTTCATCCCGACGTTAATGAACATCCTAAAGAGGCTAGCGGATGAGGGCCAAAGACCTGCAGCTCCAGAAACCCGGAGGAACACGGAAGTTGATTCAAAAAGCTTCAGGAATGGCGTATATAGTAATTCAACATCTGATGCATCTTCGAATATATCCTCATCAGAGAGCGGGCCAGAGTACTCGAGCCCCTTGGCACAATGA
- the LOC103720150 gene encoding protein ROOT HAIR DEFECTIVE 3 isoform X2 has product MGEDCCSTQLIDGDGVFNVAGIESFMKTAKLAECGLSYAMVSIMGPQSSGKSTLLNHLFYTRFREMDALEGRSQTTKGIWLARCVGIEPSTLVMDLEGTDGRERGEDDTAFEKQSALFALAISDIVLINMWCHDIGREQAANKPLLKTVFQVMMRLFSPRKTTLLFVIRDKTKTPLENLEPVLREDIQKIWDSVPKPQAHKETPLSEFFNVEVVALSSYEEKEELFKEQVSSLRQRFFHSVAPGGLAGDRRGVVPASGFSFSAQQIWKVIKENKDLDLPAHKVMVATVRCEEIADEKLVYMRADDEWLQLEEAVQLDIVPGFGKKLTAILDKCLSGYDMEVIYFDEVVRTTKRQQLESKLLEMVHPAYQSMLGHLRSKTLDDFKEAFDKALERGEGFAVAARACIQSFMLKFEKGCEDAAIEQAKWDPSKVRDKLRRDIDAHVASVRAERLSELSAQYEGQLNKALAEPVEALLDAASDDSWPAIRKLLQRETKSAISGFSSALSAFDIDQATTDKMLAKLEEYARNVVESKAKEEAGRVLIRMKDRFTTLFSRDSDSMPRVWTGKEDIRAITKTARSASLKLLSVTAAVRLDDETDNIENTLSLALVDTAKSGNVNRSIQSSDPLASSTWEEVPPTKTLITPVQCKSLWRQFKAETEYTVTQAIAAQEANKRNNNWLPPPWAIVAILVLGFNEFMTLLRNPFYLAVIFVAFLVGKAVWVQLDISGEFRNGALPGLLSLSTKFIPTLMNILKRLADEGQRPAAPETRRNTEVDSKSFRNGVYSNSTSDASSNISSSESGPEYSSPLAQ; this is encoded by the exons ATGGGTGAAGATTGTTGTTCTACCCAACTTATTGATGGAGATGGTGTATTCAATGTTGCTGGTATTGAAAGCTTTATGAAGACAGCGAAGCTGGCTGAATGTGGCTTGTCTTATGCAATGGTCTCGATAATGGGCCCTCAAAGTAGTG GTAAGAGCACTCTTTTGAATCACCTGTTCTATACTAGATTTAGGGAAATGGATGCTTTGGAGGGAAG GTCACAAACGACTAAAGGAATTTGGTTGGCAAGGTGTGTCGGCATTGAGCCATCTACACTTGTAATGGATTTGGAGGGCACTGATGGAAGAGAGCGAGGAGAG GATGATACTGCATTTGAGAAGCAGAGTGCCCTTTTTGCTTTGGCTATTTCAGACATAGTGCTCATAAATAT GTGGTGTCATGATATTGGCCGAGAACAGGCTGCCAATAAGCCTCTTTTAAAGACAGTATTCCAG GTCATGATGCGATTGTTTAGTCCTCGTAAAACAACATTATTATTTGTTATACGTGATAAAACCAAG ACTCCTCTGGAAAATTTGGAACCTGTTCTGAGGGAAGACATTCAAAAG ATATGGGATTCTGTTCCAAAACCACAAGCTCACAAAGAAACTCCACTTAGTGAATTTTTTAAT GTTGAAGTTGTGGCTCTTTCAAGTtatgaagagaaagaagagctaTTCAAAGAACAG GTTTCAAGTTTAAGGCAAAGATTCTTTCATTCTGTTGCTCCTGGCGGACTTGCTGGGGATCGCCGTGGGGTTGTTCCTGCTTCAGGATTTTCATTTAGTGCACAACAGATCTGGAAAGTTATAAAGGAGAATAAGGACCTTGATTTGCCTGCACACAAG GTTATGGTAGCCACTGTACGCTGTGAAGAAATTGCTGATGAAAAGCTCGTTTATATGAGAGCTGATGAT GAGTGGCTTCAACTTGAAGAGGCTGTTCAACTTGATATAGTACCAGGGTTTGGGAAGAAGCTTACTGCGATCTTGGACAAGTGCTTGTCTGG GTATGATATGGAAGTTATTTATTTTGATGAAGTTGTCAGAACTACAAAGAGACAGCAACTTGAATCAAAACTTTTGGAG ATGGTCCATCCTGCTTACCAATCTATGCTGGGGCATCTACGGTCTAAAACTCTAGATGATTTTAAGGAGGCTTTTGACAAGGCTCTGGAAAGAGGAGAAGGATTTGCTGTTGCTGCTCGTGCTTGTATTCAATCCTTCATGTTAAAATTTGAGAAAGGCTGTGAAG ATGCAGCTATTGAACAAGCAAAATGGGACCCTTCCAAGGTTCGGGATAAGCTTCGGCGTGATATTGATGCACATGTTGCTTCAGTTCGTGCTGAAAGACTATCTGAACTCAGTGCTCAATATGAG GGGCAGCTGAATAAAGCTCTTGCAGAACCTGTGGAAGCTCTCCTTGATGCAGCTAGTGATGATTCCTGGCCAGCAATAAGAAAACTTCTCCAGCGTGAAACTAAGTCAGCTATCTCTGGTTTTTCTTCTGCCCTCTCAGCATTTGATATTGACCAGGCAACTACAGATAAAATGCTAGCAAAACTGGAGGAATATGCTAGAAATGTTGTTGAATCTAAAGCTAAGGAAGAAGCTGGAAGGGTCTTGATTCGTATGAAGGACAG GTTTACAACATTATTCAGTCGTGACTCTGACTCAATGCCAAGAGTTTGGACAGGGAAGGAAGACATCAGAGCAATTACAAAAACTGCTCGTTCTGCA TCCTTGAAGTTGCTCTCTGTAACGGCCGCAGTTCGTTTGGATGATGAGACTGATAACATTGAGAATACTCTCTCACTTGCTCTGGTGGATACTGCTAAGAGTGGCAATGTAAATAGAAGCATCCAATCATCTGATCCACTGGCTTCAAGTACATGGGAAGAG GTTCCACCAACAAAAACTTTGATTACACCAGTCCAATGCAAGTCTTTGTGGAGACAATTTAAAGCAGAAACTGAGTATACTGTAACTCAGGCCATTGCTGCTCAG GAGGCCAATAAGCGCAACAACAACTGGTTACCTCCTCCATGGGCGATAGTTGCCATTCTTGTCTTGGGATTCAATGAATTTATGACACTTCTAAG AAATCCTTTTTATCTTGCTGTGATATTCGTTGCCTTTCTAGTGGGCAAGGCCGTCTGGGTCCAGCTAGATATCTCAGGCGAATTCCGAAATGGCGCT CTCCCTGGTCTCCTATCCTTGTCCACAAAGTTCATCCCGACGTTAATGAACATCCTAAAGAGGCTAGCGGATGAGGGCCAAAGACCTGCAGCTCCAGAAACCCGGAGGAACACGGAAGTTGATTCAAAAAGCTTCAGGAATGGCGTATATAGTAATTCAACATCTGATGCATCTTCGAATATATCCTCATCAGAGAGCGGGCCAGAGTACTCGAGCCCCTTGGCACAATGA
- the LOC103720165 gene encoding phospholipase A1-II 5 — protein sequence MAKDGAATPSWQDLLGSNQWAGLLDPLDVSLRRLLLQCGDLCQVTYDSFNSDQHSKYCGSCRYSKSTLLSRVFFPSAADFSVAEYLYATSQIDLPDGFLLFSRSDEAWSKESNWIGYIAISSDAAALKTGRREIYVAWRGTIRTLEWVDVFQPELVPIDSILSSTQKGSADDDEVPKVMKGWYVIYTSSNPKSPFNKESARDQLLARIRALVEQYKNESLSIICVGHSLGASLAILSAFDMVENGLSKIGENSHVQVCAMVFGSPQIGNKAFNDRLEKLPNLRVLRVKNKIDLIPLYPSGLLGYVYTGEELVVDARKSPYLKDSKNPSDWHNLQGILQAVAGWNGEDGEFEFKVKRSIALVNKSSEYLKDEYLIPGSWWVEQNKGMVPGEDGDWYLAPPAAEDLPVPPSFKAAAGDLVSAPGLTDGKKVSVNKRKSGYGKRFASCFRGAR from the coding sequence ATGGCGAAGGACGGAGCCGCCACCCCCTCATGGCAGGATCTCTTGGGCTCCAACCAGTGGGCCGGCCTGCTCGACCCCCTCGACGTCTCGCTCCggcgcctcctcctccagtgcGGTGACCTCTGCCAGGTCACCTACGACTCCTTCAACAGCGACCAGCATTCCAAGTACTGCGGCAGCTGCCGCTACTCCAAATCCACCCTCCTCAGCAGAGTCTTCTTCCCCTCCGCCGCCGACTTCTCCGTCGCCGAGTACCTCTACGCCACCTCCCAGATCGACCTCCCCGACGGCTTCCTCCTTTTCTCCCGCTCCGACGAGGCCTGGAGCAAAGAGTCCAACTGGATCGGCTACATCGCCATCTCCTCCGACGCCGCCGCCCTCAAGACCGGCCGCCGCGAGATCTACGTCGCGTGGCGCGGCACCATTCGCACTCTGGAGTGGGTCGATGTCTTCCAGCCTGAGCTCGTCCCCATCGACTCCATCCTCTCCTCCACCCAGAAAGGCTCGGCCGATGATGACGAAGTTCCCAAGGTCATGAAGGGCTGGTATGTAATCTACACCTCGAGCAACCCGAAATCTCCCTTCAACAAAGAGAGCGCGAGGGACCAGCTCCTAGCCAGGATAAGAGCGCTCGTGGAGCAATACAAGAACGAGAGCCTCAGCATAATCTGCGTCGGCCATAGCTTGGGAGCGAGCTTGGCCATTCTGAGCGCTTTCGATATGGTGGAGAATGGCTTATCCAAGATCGGAGAGAACAGCCATGTCCAAGTCTGTGCGATGGTGTTTGGAAGCCCACAAATTGGAAACAAGGCCTTCAATGATAGACTGGAGAAGTTGCCGAATCTTAGGGTGCTGCGTGTCAAGAACAAGATAGATTTGATTCCACTGTATCCTAGTGGGTTGCTGGGCTATGTGTACACTGGAGAGGAGCTGGTCGTCGACGCTCGGAAATCGCCGTATTTGAAAGATTCCAAGAACCCGAGCGATTGGCATAATTTGCAAGGGATTCTGCAGGCTGTGGCGGGGTGGAATGGAGAGGATGGAGAGTTCGAGTTCAAGGTGAAGAGGAGCATAGCGCTCGTGAACAAGTCGAGCGAGTACTTGAAGGATGAGTACCTTATTCCGGGGTCGTGGTGGGTGGAGCAGAATAAAGGGATGGTGCCGGGCGAGGATGGGGACTGGTATCTGGCGCCCCCGGCGGCGGAGGACCTCCCTGTCCCGCCTTCTTTCAAGGCGGCGGCTGGTGATCTTGTGAGTGCGCCGGGGCTGACCGACGGGAAGAAGGTTTCCGTCAACAAGAGGAAATCCGGTTACGGAAAACGGTTCGCTTCCTGTTTTCGAGGGGCGCGCTGA
- the LOC103720171 gene encoding transmembrane 9 superfamily member 7-like produces MGNLGGIAIALLSSLLLVLSADAFYLPGVAPRGFQQGDELQVKVNKLSSTKTQLPYDYYFLDYCKPAKIVNSAENLGEVLRGDRIENSVYTFKMRLDETCKVACRTKLSPETAKNFKEKIDDEYRVNMILDNLPVAVLRQKRDESQPPSYEHGFRVGYKEDRFTDTKDEKYYINNHLSFRVMYHKDLENEDTRIVGFEVTPSSVRHEYNNWDDKNPRLMTCNPSTKLTTNAQSLQEVADDTYVVFTYDVTFQTSDIKWASRWDTYLLMSDDQIHWFSIINSLMIVLFLSGMVAMIMMRTLYRDIANYNQLETQDEAQEETGWKLVHSDVFRPPVNSGLLCVYVGTGVQFFGMTLVTMMFALLGFLSPSNRGGLMTAMVLLWVFMGLFAGYSSARLYKMFKGTEWKKTTLKTAFMFPGIVFTIFFVLNALIWGEKSSGAVPFGTMFALVFLWFGISVPLVFVGSYLGFKKPAIEDPVKTNKIPRQIPEQAWYMQPAFSILIGGILPFGAVFIELFFILTSIWLNQFYYIFGFLFMVFVILIITCAEITIVLCYFQLCSEDYHWWWRAYLTAGSSALYLFLYSAFYFFTKLEITRVVSGILYFGYMLIGSYGFFVLTGTIGFYACFWFVCKIYSSVKID; encoded by the exons ATGGGGAACCTCGGTGGGATCGCCATTGCCCTTCTTTCAAGTCTCCTCCTTGTCCTGTCGGCGGATGCCTTCTACCTCCCCGGCGTCGCTCCTCGCGGCTTTCAGCAG GGCGATGAACTTCAGGTGAAAGTGAACAAACTTTCATCAACAAAGACTCAACTTCCATATGATTATTATTTCCTGGATTACTGTAAGCCTGCTAAAATCGTGAACAGTGCCGAGAATTTGGGAGAGGTCCTTCGGGGTGATCGCATTGAGAACTCTGTGTATACA TTTAAAATGAGGTTAGATGAGACATGCAAAGTGGCCTGTCGCACAAAGCTTAGCCCAGAAACTGCAAAGAATTTTAAGGAGAAAATTGATGATGAATATCGAGTGAATAT GATATTGGATAATCTTCCTGTCGCAGTTCTGAGGCAAAAGAGAGATGAAAGCCAACCACCAAGTTACGAGCATGGTTTCCGTGTTGGTTACAAAGAAGACCGGTTCACTGAT ACTAAGGATGAGAAATATTACATTAATAACCACCTGAGCTTCAGAGTTATGTACCATAAGGATCTTGAAAATGAGGACACTCGTATAGTTGGTTTTGAGGTTACTCCAAGCAG TGTACGTCATGAGTATAACAACTGGGACGATAAGAACCCTAGATTGATGACATGTAACCCAAGCACCAAGTTAACCACAAATGCCCAGAGTCTCCAGGAAGTTGCCGATGATACATATGTTGTATTCACTTATGATGTTACCTTCCAG ACTAGTGATATCAAATGGGCATCTCGTTGGGACACTTACCTCCTCATGAGTGATGATCAAATCCACTGGTTTTCTATTATCAATTCCTTAATGATTGTTCTCTTCTTGTCTGGCATGGTGGCAATGATTATGATGAGAACCCTGTACAGAGATATTGCGAACTACAATCAATTGGAGACTCAGGATGAAGCCCAAGAAGAAACGGGATGGAAATTAGTCCACAGCGATGTGTTCCGACCCCCAGTCAACTCTGGTTTGCTCTGTGTGTATGTTGGAACAGGGGTTCAGTTCTTTGGGATGACCCTGGTCACCATGATGTTTGCATTGCTAGGCTTCCTTTCTCCTTCCAACCGTGGGGGTTTGATGACTGCCATGGTCCTTTTGTGGGTCTTCATGGGCCTATTTGCAGGATATTCTTCAGCTCGCCTCTATAAGATGTTCAAAGGTACAGAATGGAAGAAGACTACTTTGAAAACAGCTTTCATGTTTCCAGGTATTGTCTTCACCATTTTTTTTGTGCTGAATGCATTGATCTGGGGTGAGAAGTCTTCTGGTGCCGTTCCCTTTGGGACCATGTTTGCACTGGTGTTCCTATGGTTTGGCATATCAGTACCTCTAGTCTTTGTTGGTAGTTACTTAGGTTTCAAGAAGCCGGCTATTGAGGACCCTGTAAAGACCAACAAGATCCCAAGACAGATACCTGAGCAGGCTTGGTACATGCAGCCAGCATTCTCCATTTTAATTGGGGGTATTCTTCCATTTGGTGCTGTCTTCATTgagctcttcttcatcttgaCCTCAATATGGTTGAACCAATTCTACTACATCTTTGGCTTCCTCTTTATGGTCTTTGTTATCCTTATAATAACTTGTGCAGAGATTACTATTGTGCTCTGCTACTTCCAGCTTTGCAGTGAGGATTACCACTGGTGGTGGAGGGCATATCTTACCGCAGGTTCTTCTGCATTATACCTCTTCTTATATTCAGCATTCTATTTCTTCACGAAGCTTGAGATTACAAGGGTTGTTTCTGGGATCCTTTACTTTGGATACATGTTGATTGGATCATATGGGTTCTTTGTATTGACCGGGACCATTGGCTTCTACGCTTGCTTCTGGTTTGTCTGCAAGATATATTCCTCTGTGAAGATAGACTGA